From the genome of Eublepharis macularius isolate TG4126 chromosome 4, MPM_Emac_v1.0, whole genome shotgun sequence:
tggagattgccttcaagtcatagctgacttatggtgactcctggttgggttttcatggcaagagactagcagaggtggtttaccattgcctgcctctgcagccctggtcttcattggaggtctcccatccaagtactaaccaaggctgaccttgctcagcttctgagatctgatgagatcaggctcacctggactatccaggtcagggctgttcTCTCTATACTGAATCCCAGTTTGCTCATGACCCAATTCAAGGTCCTGGTATTTATCTTTAAAACCCTATaaggcttggggccagcatacctcaaggaccactttctcccatatgaatctgTCTACTCcaatcatcttcagaggccctgctttgggtgccccccgCAAGAGGATAGAAAGGCAatgcaaaaaaaggccttcttggttGAGCCAAGACTTTGGAACTCCTTTCCCAGAGAGATTCATCAGTGTCCTACTATTGTTGGCTTCTACCAGAGGGAAATTACAATTACAATTGATACTTACATGGAATACAGTTCCTATCACCCCTCCACTACAAGAATAAAGTCAGTCATTTAAAGGAATGGACTTAGAATGACTCTGAAGGATTGCTGAATTCAAAATGTTACAACATGCTAATGTAAAAGTTCTCCTATGTTTGGGAACAAAGCATTCATGTCTCACATTAAGTTCAAAATCCAGTCAATAAAATGGAGAGATCTATGAGAAAGAGGTTAGTGTCTTACCCACTTCTGGCAAATTCTGTCCAGTACCGCATCATCTTGTGGCTTAGCGCAATGTCAACCTCAGTCAATGATTGGTTGGTTCCCAGCACTGTCGACAAGATTCCAAACAGGTAAGGCAGCTCAACACCATGGGCTGCCCCCATCCACTCATGCCAGATGAAACCAGAGATATGGTGGTTGAAGGAGTAAACATATACAGAACTTCCAGCTTCTGCTGTCTTGGCAGCTAGTTCAACCAGTGGGCATACAAAAAAATAATCCTTTGAGAACTGGGCCAAAGCCCGACGGTAGTGTTCTGGCCCATAGCCATTTTCACTGTACTTCCGTGCTATAGCCTTGATGTCCTTTGCAATGCGCTTTTGCACTGTTCTCTTCAGCCCTTCCAGGAGCTGCTCCCAGGTCAGCTTCCCATCGCTTTCTATAGCACTTGGAACAGAATATAACACATAGACAGACCCATCATCGCCTGTGACACCAGCGAGAAGTGGcttggcctgaatcagcccactgTCCAGAAGATTTAGCGGATGACCAGGAAGGAATTCACCATCTATGGTGGGCAAGAAGAGGAAATCAAACTTATCAAATCTATTGTCTTTCATTTCCATTTCCTGTAGGCAGCTCACAACATTACTATTGTTTTTGTTAGGGCAGCCTAGTAGGTGACCAATCTTCAAGGTGTACTGTTTGAGCTTTTCGGGATCCTTCCAAGCCCAGGGGGCATTAGGAGCTCCACTCTGTAGCACAGCCCGAGCAAAAAGGGGCTGGCTTGTCGGTGACAGGAGGTGGAAACCCACAGAGGCTGCTCCAGCACTGTGGCCAAAGAGAGTCAGCCGAGCTGGGTCACCACCAAAGATGGCTGCATTCTCCTTCAACCATTTCACAGCCAGCTGTTGGTCCCACAAGCCCATGTTCCCTGGGGCATctggagggaagaagagaaaaccCAGAACCCCCAAGCGGTAGTTCATGGAGGCCACAATGACATTCTCAGTAGCTGCTAAGAACGCTCCATTGTTCAAATCAAGAGAACCTGCACCGGCAATATATCCCCCACCATGGATCCAAACAAGGACAGGAGCGGGTGTTGTGGGTTGAGGATATGGCACCCAGATATTGAGAAACAAACAGTCCTCTGAAAATGGCTTATTAGCAACCCAAATTGTGGAATAAGGTAAGGAGTAAGACGTTTCCTGGTGACATGAGTTGCCAAAGTTGGTGGCCTCCAAAACATGGCTCCACGGCTGATGAGGCTGGGGCTTCTGGAACCGCAAGATCCCCACTGGAGGTTCGGCGTAGGGGATGCCCAGATAGGCAGTCACAGCTCCAGAACCAACCTGAAGCCGCTTGCCCTTAAGAGGCCCATTGCTGGTGACCACCACAGCTTCCTCTTCAGTGGCAGAACTGGGATCCAGTAGGAAGAGGAGGACAACGAGGTATGAGAATGGAGGAATGAGGCTGAGCATGGCAGCCGCTGAAATAAACAAGCCCCCAAAGGAGTTACATGAAACGCATCTAGGCTCGGATCCAGTACTATGTATACAAGGCCTCTTTCTAAAATCCCAACAATAAGCTGTTTataggagaaagagaaggagggcTCTGAATTTCTCACCACCACTGCACAGCCATTCATTGGGATtttagggtccccccccccacaatgtcaGTACATGAGTAGCACCAGATATGAGACAGTACAATGCCCATCTGAATGTCCGTTTGGTGATGGATATTTGAGTGGAAGCTCCACAGGGCAATTCCCCTTTCAGGAATGCCTACAACAAATCAAGTGCACAAAAGGCCAAGTTAGCAGCTGCAAAAACAGCCAAGACTGCCAAGTGCTAAATACAAAAATATGGATTATGGTATGGAAAGGTGCTAGCCTGGAATGATGGTGTACCTAAGCCTGTGGGTTGGTTCAATATGGTTGGCTGGTGCCTTGCAATTTGCAGCTAATCGCATTTACTTAGACATAACCCTTTCAGTTTAGTGGCATGTAGCGCTACCACCCCACCTACCCAGTGAATATGTTTAAGCTGCCTTGGTCTTGATAACATCAGTTGTTCAATTCATGTGGCATCTCTGCTTTCATGTTATGTTCCATTTATCACATGCCTAATACTGAATCAAACCCcttgtccatcaaagtcagtattgtctactccgatgatcacagctctctggggtctcaggtcaaggtcttttTCATGGGGCGTGCTATATGATtaatttaactggagatactgaggATTTCacatgggactttctgcatgccaagcagatgctctaccactaggGGGGCCCCAAATGTCAGTACATGAGTCACATTAGATATTAGTACAATTTGCACAAGAGTCTCCACTCTGCCAAACACGTTTCTGAGAATGCTGTGTTTCATGAAGAATGAAATTCACATTGGCAAATTATGCAAGCATCCAAAAATTCAGAACTACAGATCAATTAAATGTAGAGAGTCACCTAAATGAGATTATCAGAATTCATAGTGTGATACATTTGATTCATGAGGAATTAAAATTGTTTTTGGATAGTCATGAAATTCATTTGGGACTATCACCATTCAGAGGATACACTTACATGAATCTGCCTTTAACTGAGGCAGCCTGTTGGTCTATCAGGGTCAGGATTGTCCgttctgactggtagcagctttcCAGGATTTCAGGCAGAGGCCATTAacgtcacctgctacctgatccttttatctggagagACCAGGGATTGAGCCTCGGATCTTCAGCATAAAGTTACCAACTTCTGGGCAGGATctggagatttctcagaattacagctgctttccagagtacaaaaatcagttCCGCTGGacaaaatagctactttggagggtgacaTTTATGAGACCCACCACCAAGGTCTTCCCTCCACCTTTAAAAAATCCCTCCCTTctcaggttccatccccaaatctctaagaatttccgaACAcagggctggcagccctagcagtCACAGGCAAGCATTGACCTTATCAGATTAATTCCTGACATTCCCATCTTTTCAAGTAATTCACCGGTTTTAGCCAGAGGCTGGGCTTTTTCTGCTTCCATGTCCTTCCACTGCTATTTCCACtcctttaaaaaaccaaaaaaaaagtcttccag
Proteins encoded in this window:
- the LOC129328348 gene encoding cholinesterase-like isoform X2, which gives rise to MLSLIPPFSYLVVLLFLLDPSSATEEEAVVVTSNGPLKGKRLQVGSGAVTAYLGIPYAEPPVGILRFQKPQPHQPWSHVLEATNFGNSCHQETSYSLPYSTIWVANKPFSEDCLFLNIWVPYPQPTTPAPVLVWIHGGGYIAGAGSLDLNNGAFLAATENVIVASMNYRLGVLGFLFFPPDAPGNMGLWDQQLAVKWLKENAAIFGGDPARLTLFGHSAGAASVGFHLLSPTSQPLFARAVLQSGAPNAPWAWKDPEKLKQYTLKIGHLLGCPNKNNSNVVSCLQEMEMKDNRFDKFDFLFLPTIDGEFLPGHPLNLLDSGLIQAKPLLAGVTGDDGSVYVLYSVPSAIESDGKLTWEQLLEGLKRTVQKRIAKDIKAIARKYSENGYGPEHYRRALAQFSKDYFFVCPLVELAAKTAEAGSSVYVYSFNHHISGFIWHEWMGAAHGVELPYLFGILSTVLGTNQSLTEVDIALSHKMMRYWTEFARSGNPTGSISGELQWPLYNATEQNFFCISTEVPQVLQPSPAQHCDFLAKHFLDETRQSLFPEDERNKTRT
- the LOC129328348 gene encoding cholinesterase-like isoform X1; protein product: MLSLIPPFSYLVVLLFLLDPSSATEEEAVVVTSNGPLKGKRLQVGSGAVTAYLGIPYAEPPVGILRFQKPQPHQPWSHVLEATNFGNSCHQETSYSLPYSTIWVANKPFSEDCLFLNIWVPYPQPTTPAPVLVWIHGGGYIAGAGSLDLNNGAFLAATENVIVASMNYRLGVLGFLFFPPDAPGNMGLWDQQLAVKWLKENAAIFGGDPARLTLFGHSAGAASVGFHLLSPTSQPLFARAVLQSGAPNAPWAWKDPEKLKQYTLKIGHLLGCPNKNNSNVVSCLQEMEMKDNRFDKFDFLFLPTIDGEFLPGHPLNLLDSGLIQAKPLLAGVTGDDGSVYVLYSVPSAIESDGKLTWEQLLEGLKRTVQKRIAKDIKAIARKYSENGYGPEHYRRALAQFSKDYFFVCPLVELAAKTAEAGSSVYVYSFNHHISGFIWHEWMGAAHGVELPYLFGILSTVLGTNQSLTEVDIALSHKMMRYWTEFARRILLGLFPVNYSGRSTMPQSRISFASAQKSPKFCSRLLLSTVISWQSIFWMRHDRVCSQKMRGTRPELNRGYL